TTCCCCCTTAAGGAAATCATACCGTCTTCCACGACGGAAAAGGCACTTAATAGAAGcgaacaatttcattttaacaACGATGAAACTTGTCTTTTGTCGAATATATGCAGCAAAGTAAGATTACAGAAAACTTGGAAAGCTTACTAACACCTCTATGAAGCAAGTATGATTTTGTGGTAGAGCCTCTTCGTACTTATACGCCTTCAACGAACATTTTCGGTTCCGCAAGTACTCCCGTGCTcacttttcttcaatttgatAAATGTGTTTTATCGAAAAAAGCTGAGTAATCATAAAATTATTCATCTATGGGTTTTAACTTACATTattcaaccattttttttatttcgttatcatattaattagaaaaagaacgaaaaatttTACAGGTCTCAGCTGTTGACCGGTTGTTAATACTCCTTAAtcctttttaattattttatatttatttaattttttaaaaaaagtgttttatcCAGAGATGTTGCACTtgcagcaatttttttaaaaaagtgtatTATCCAGAGATGTTGCTCTTGCAGcaattttgtaatttgttgCGCTCTCGTaggtttttaaattgtttcaattattttcaaaatctttcaattatttctagGAACAATGGAAGATATCGAAATGGATTCAATTGTTGAGAAAAAACTTAGCCATAAGGAAcaagcagagaaaaaatataatgCTGAAGAAATGGCAGAAtggaagagaaataaatgtcTTCGGAATTATcggagaaaaatgagaaaagaacaCGCCAAGGAGATTGAGAGGCTGGAGGCGTTCGATATTGGGTTGCATGGGAGGATTCGACATTTAGAAAATCGTAATCAAATGGTAAtgctaagtttttttttatttttaaactgcTATTGACATATGTTTGCTTTTTGTCATGTAGCTAATTAACGAAGGTCAACAGAAAATGgcaactggaaaagaaaagtcagctgcaaagaaaaaggttgTGGTAGCACCCAGTGGGACCAAAAGGTTGCTGGATGGCGATTGTGAGGCATCAGGTTCGAAACGCTATAGAGAGCAGTCGGAAAGTGAACTGGCAACGAAAGTAAGTGATTCAAACAAATGTAATGACTGCtacaatttgttaattttttttgtttagtccTTGGCAGAGTACGAGAAAGCCAAAGCGAATCTTGAAACTCTGTTGAAAACGTGGGAGACAAAATTGGCAAGGTGTACATCATCAGAGCTACCAGACCTCTCAAAGGATGCTGGTGCCATAAAGGAAGCTTTGATGCTTGTAACGAGAAAGTCAGCAGACAGGATCTTACATGCTAAAGGAACAATgcttggagaagaagaaagagcttTGAGGCAGATAGAGGCTGATTATCAGAAAAGCTATGCCATGGTAAAATACGACTTGGAAAATAAACTTGCTAGGGTAGTTCTTCCAACAGACGTTAGCTCTTGGCTATCTGAAATAGAATTGAAGCTACagtaagttaattttaaatattatggatttctcttctattcattttcattttcacaaccATAGAGCCCTTCAACTACCTTTGGCCAGCCGCGATGTAGATGATGTCgttgaaattaaaacaactAGGCATTGCCACAGCTACAAAATCCGACATTTTTGCTGAAGAAGACATTGTCATGTCAATGGAGGCTGAAGAACTGACTGCAAGgtattttcctttgttttcccATATAATGAAGTGTTAACCTAATTTTACGTTTGTTAGATATGACGTTATTAAGAAAACGATAcccgacgaagaagaaaagtaccGTGATGTCAGCAAGTCTTCGAGAAATTGATATCATCTGTAATGAGTTGGAAATGTTCGTGGAAGAGCAATATCAACTTCACGAGTCTGTCGGCGACCCCGAAAAAgcttttgatttgaaactCCACCTTTATCGGAGAGAAACAAGACAAGTTAGTTTCTACGAATTTGTGCATCGTGGACTAGTCCGGTACACCAACATGGAACATGAACGTTATACACGTTCAATCATGGATGGTTTGACAGTGGGACAGAGAAAAATTATCTTCACTTGTATTAAGCGCAGTGATAAAGAAGAAGTAACAGTAGCCCAGCTCGCCGGTCTCGTAGCTGCAAGGACGTCGCTCTGCAACTACGGTGAAGAAAATTTGACTAGAACAATCATTGGATTGGCTCATGACTTCGTGGGTACGAACAACATCAATTTACTCCAGCCTATTGGCCATTTTGGCACTCGGCTGCAGGTACAtagtttttgttgaattttacaTGACTTGGGATCTTTTACATCTTTAATAACCTCTTATTTATTGCCCACAGGGAGGTGAAGATGCTGCTAGCCCTCGTCAAATTTCGACTCTGATGAGCCGACTGACAAAGATAATTTTTCACCCATACGATGATCGGTTGTTGAAACATCGAACGGATGGGAAACGGCTCATCGAACCCGAGTTTTATGCTCCCATTATTCCAATGATCTTGGTCAACGGAATTGACGGGATCGGCACCGATCGGACGACGTCAAGATTGATCTATAATCCACGAGAGATTATTGGAAATATTGTTATGATCGCCGCCGACTTGTCGACGTTCACACTTTTCCCAGaattgcccccccccctttctgcTTCCCTATTTTACTTGTATCTGTTTCACCTTATTCCACGGAACTCGACGATATAGCATCGTCGAGTGAGTCCTTCTTACCTTTCACGACTCTCTGACGTTGAGTTAGAgttccttttcctttcttttttttcctttggatTGATAAGGCCACTCTTGTGTACCATCTTGAACTAAGACGACGTCGCCGACAGCTCGGTACTCTTTCTAATAGCCAGGCTATCTTGTTTGACTTTCGTGTGTGAGTACCTTACCTTTGTTTGTCTGTCTTCGTTTTGTTTAATGTCGTGAATCGCATATGTGTAATTGCTGGAGCCGGAATACCACAAGTATGGCCGGT
This window of the Daphnia pulex isolate KAP4 chromosome 5, ASM2113471v1 genome carries:
- the LOC124193448 gene encoding DNA topoisomerase 2-like; the protein is MTLLRKRYPTKKKSTVMSASLREIDIICNELEMFVEEQYQLHESVGDPEKAFDLKLHLYRRETRQVSFYEFVHRGLVRYTNMEHERYTRSIMDGLTVGQRKIIFTCIKRSDKEEVTVAQLAGLVAARTSLCNYGEENLTRTIIGLAHDFVGTNNINLLQPIGHFGTRLQGGEDAASPRQISTLMSRLTKIIFHPYDDRLLKHRTDGKRLIEPEFYAPIIPMILVNGIDGIGTDRTTSRLIYNPREIIGNIVMIAADLSTFTLFPELPPPLSASLFYLYLFHLIPRNSTI
- the LOC124194827 gene encoding uncharacterized protein LOC124194827; translation: MLLLQQFCNLLRSRTMEDIEMDSIVEKKLSHKEQAEKKYNAEEMAEWKRNKCLRNYRRKMRKEHAKEIERLEAFDIGLHGRIRHLENRNQMLINEGQQKMATGKEKSAAKKKVVVAPSGTKRLLDGDCEASGSKRYREQSESELATKSLAEYEKAKANLETLLKTWETKLARCTSSELPDLSKDAGAIKEALMLVTRKSADRILHAKGTMLGEEERALRQIEADYQKSYAMVKYDLENKLARVVLPTDVSSWLSEIELKLQALQLPLASRDVDDVVEIKTTRHCHSYKIRHFC